TCTTGCATgttgtttctttatttttgtatgcaaAACTTATATGCatgttttttatttattttttctttatttttgtctGCAAAACTAAGTAGAAATGACCGGTGAAACTCTCTTAGCTTACAAATCTATGACCAAAAATATTAAACATCTATAGATGAAAACCATGCTAGGATGTTGCAATTATTGAATAATCTTCTATGTAGAGTAAGtgctagaaaaataaaatagaataactTCTCGAGATATAATCCACTCAAATGATAAAAGAAAGTAATTATCTTCACATAATCCATTTGGAAAACTGATGAGACTAATTCATAGATGTATGCATGAATAGAGAAGCCTATATGTTGTGAGAAAGTTCGATCTTATATTGATTAAATGGTGAATCAACATTTACTCTTTAGTCGTATGCTGCTTTCACTAATTTTCTCACTTCAGTAATAACTCTATTACTAGTACATATAAACATTAGATCAAACTTAGCTCCATCGAATACAATCCCTCTCTCTATTCTACAATCAATTATCCATGTTATATATATCATAAAAGTTTGAAGGTAACAATACATACCCTCAAATAACCACCAAAGTCTGAACTGTAATCGATTTGCCTAAAAAGAGTAGAAATTATGTCATCCAAGATAAGGATGTCTTGCAATTGCTTATAGACTCACGCAGCTGATATCTATATCTTTCCATATCACATGATTAAAAAGTAAAAACCGACGAGTCGAATTgaattctattttttctctatcTACGCTCCTACCAATTATCAATAGTATGCATACCTTCAAATAACCATTGAAGTCTGAAGTGTAATCCATTAGAGAATAGAAATGTTGCCATCAAAGATTAGGATATCTTGCAATTGCTCATGGACACAAGCAACTGGTATCTCTAATATTTCCACATCACATGATTAAACAGTCAACGAGGTTGGAGTGGGTTGGCCTTTTCTGAGGCCCAATTAAAGTCTCCAGGAAAGCTGAGCCGGCTCGAGCCGCGTCAGCTTTGACAGAGCCGAAGCTTGCAAGAGGAGGGCGCCGGGAAGGCCGGAGGGCCGTTGACTGGGCAACCCATGGGGGTGGGCCCCGCCATTCCCATTTCCACGTAATGGATAAGATCGGTATCTAAGCCTTGTGACTCGGCGTCAATGTGGCAAGGGTTTAAGATTTAGATACCGTTCATATTATTACCCAAATATGAAGTACcttgtaaatatatatatatatatatatatatatatatatatatagtaaagAAACCAAGAAGGATTGGATTGGCTATTCCTTCTATTGATGTCTGGTGTCAAAAATTACCAAAACAATACACAACGTATGATGGGCATGGAGAGGCTATCAAGTTAGAATTTATCATTTTAGTAGACAAGAAACTAACTAAAACAGTATTAAGATGAAAACCTTTGCTTTTGGCAAATAAATATTCTATTACGAGAAAGAAAAAGCTAATAAGTGAATAATCTCAGAAAAGCTAATAGGGCTGCGGATTGGATGATCTCATATGTGGCTGATCATTCTAAAAGTACTCTATGGGTCGGAGAAAGAAAGTTGTCTAGTACACACTGTGatgcattattttttaatttttttttggatgtattcgtatCGGATATGGATGAgcagataaaaaaatatatataacagTTTTTGGTCTTCTgttcaattatatatatatatatatatatatatatatatatatatatatatatatatatatatatatatatatatatatatatatatatatattaggttACTGGAAAGTttgttcctcttttttttgggtggtGGATGTGACTGTGAGAATCTTGCTCCTGTTCAGTTGGAATATAAAGCTAAGATTACCATCTTGTAAATAACTGGGTTTAGGGTCCTTCAGGCAATCAATGGCAGTCCACATCACTTGGACGCTGGCAAAAGACTTCCAATGGGCATGGCATGCACATCACTGTCTCTTTAGCCAGCAGTCCATTTTCTGCGCCACCTGTCCAAGAGAGTATTAGTTTTCTATTGCTATCATTATTGGTGATAAGGTTTAAGAAAGCTACAGTATGGTTGGAGTCATTATAAGGCCAGCTGTGGTTGATAGTAATGTTGCAAAGGGATGGGAAAAATAGGACAGAATGCAAAACAACTTATTAGGTGAATTGGTGTTTGCCACATACTCCAAATGCAAATCTTAATGTACTGTAGAAAATACTCTACAAAATAAGTTGATGCTAGGCCAAAGCCCAACTGGGTATATTTTATTCTGATTCATTGCCCAGACTTGGTGCAATCTAATTCAACCCTATACTATAATTAGAACCAtaggtgggttgggtcgacccacatcTTCGTATTACTTACTATTATTTTATTGCTGATATGTTTATAGTATAATTAAATAATCTATTTATGTGTAGTTTTGATTTGTGTTTGGGTTATCTTGGCCCCAATTTCATTGGAAAAATTTGAAGGATTGGTAAGATTAGCATTACATCGGATGCAATACCCAAGTTGAAAGAATTAGATCGGGCTTGGGATTAATTTTGTGATGagatttaaatatgaagttgAGTTGGACCGCACCGGTCTTTCTTCGGATTCGACTCACTCACACTTATGGTAATAACATCCTAAACCTGAAAATAATTAAGTTGAATTATTTTGAGTTCCGAGTGGGAAGAAAGTttcaaataattaatatttatgaaGAGGATAGTCTTCTTGTCATTATGTGTACCGCAATAAAAAACCATATTAATATGGGCCATTTCGAATACTGAAATATATTTAcataatttaataaataattttaattaattatacatatattaaaaatatatttcttattataaataaattttattatatttttaatatattaataaatatattaatattaataatcCCATGTCAGATTTATTAGAAATTAACAAATATTTAtcaattatttgttagcaatcaatatttattaattaacatactattatcaaaataaaatgataagtataaataattaatataaatataaaattataatatatgaagtatatatatatattatcaatataatatattaacaaataatatatttaattataaatatgaatataatatatatttattatattattttatataatataagtaatataatattaacataatataagTGGGTTTTTTTTGCCAAGTAATGATAATTTTGGATTATTTTCACTCGATAATCTGGTGTGAAAAAAAACCAATTATTGGATTAATAtggaaattattttttcatgcgAGCTTATCTTAAAGCCCTAAAAGTTAATTGAGTCACACCAAAGAAAACAATCTCAAACCATCCGATCAACTACTGGTTTCCCCATTGTACGGCTAAGATGCGCCTGACGAGAAAATCAACTCCCGGCCACCAAATGTCGCCGTTGGCCCGGGGTGATCGGGTCAATTTCCTCGGCGGTAATTTTGTGCGGACTTCTTTCGACATGACACGTGTCCCTATTGACCCGCCCCTATTCTTCTTCTCCACCCTCCCTGGTCTCCCACTTCCCAATTTGCCCTCGTTCTCGATAGGGGATAGAAAAGGAATGACACGAAATCATAGGGGTAAATTAGTAAATTGGATTGCAACGTTTAAATCTTCGCCTGCTCCTCCCTTCCCTTCTCCCCCTCCGCCTCCTCTCCTAATGGCAGCCTCTGCTCTCCCTTTTAGATAACGAAGTCATATCCTTGTTCCTAATTCTCTTTATTTTTCGATGCATTTTTCATTTGTATATCTATCTATTTATATGTCATATTAGATTGATGAATCTGGATTTGTATCCTTTTCATTCCTGGTGATGGTAGATCTCACAGAATCTGTGGTTATTTTTTTTACCTTCCTACTTATCTCGCAACGCTGTTTTCAGATTATAATAATATCTTTTTGGTGTCAGTTGCAAACAAAGTATTCCTTGGTGCAAATGGTTATGGCTTTGATTTATATGACAatccttttttttaagaaaaaaaaattgtcagtAACAACGAGACTTATTTTtccattgatttttaatattttttatgatatGATTCTGATGTTATTATAAAGTGAAATAATGAATTATGACATGAGTGCATGCGAGGAATGTACAAACTCGTGGAGatcctaaaaaagaaaaagccaaATCACCCTCTAGCTATGTAATTAGAGATTAAATTAAGTTATCTCAAATCACTTCTATTGGTTGCTTTTTAAAAGAATGCGTTGGAGAGTGATCTCCACCTCCATCTTTAGGACACTTAGGACCAAGAAATGTTAATTCTGAAACCAATGTTATAGAGAGGTTTGCTGCATTGATGCAAGTGTTAATGCCCCTCCCCTGTTTACATTTAATTTGACACCAATAGCTAGGTTACGATCGATTTATCTTCCATGAGGATATCAGTAATGCCAAGAAGAATGCTTCTACCATTGTTGAATCCAAAGGTGCTCTTGCTAATGAACAtattatcacttggtttacatAATTCTTAGTGTTTGATGGAAAGATATCAACACATCCTCAAAAGTTTTGATTTACTTGCAATTTCTGTATTCATGTAATAGAACTCAGTGAAATTGTTCTTCTGACCTTAAGATGTTACAACATCACACATTTATTTATTAATCCACTGTCTCGAACCATGCAATCGATTATCGAAGAGGCCATCAATTCCTAACAAACATCATCCTGAAAATTCTTTCAGATTTTTTATTTCTGCGGCTTTAGATCCCCTCAGCTGAATCATTCGGGCTACCAAGTCGAATACTATATTGTCTTAATTAATAAGGTTAATCATTGGCTGGTCTCATTTGAATCTCTTTTTATTTGCGCACTGAGGCAAAAGATGAGCAATTAGAATTCTACATCATTAGGCAAAAGATGATCCTACCTCATACGATGCATCACGAATTGTTAAACACATTATGTTGGGACTCTCATTGAAACTAAAATCTCATGTTATTCTTCTGAAATTCTATAAATTCTATTCTGCACATATCATGCACTGCCATGCTAGGACAATCATCTTATTGCCAGATGTTCCTGGTAATAGATCTCAGCTCTTTAAACCTTAATCATTTTTAGGagattccatgatcttaattattgatttattttgaaAACTAAACAATCCTCCATTGATATAATTTTCTTTCATCTGCTGCGATCGAGTCCTTAGCTTGTCGTTTTAGTGATTAAATTACATTCTATTAGCAAATATTGGTTGTTGAGTGTGTCTGCAATTCAATCTCGTCTCCTAAGAATCTCTGCAGTGCATCATGATATATCATACTTGGATTGTCTGTAAAAGTATATAGGAGCTTTACCATGACTGAATTCTTTATCTTGAAGCTCCAAAAGCCATACCAACTCTACTGGAATAGAACTTTAGCATGTTTCAAACTTTGAGAATATGTGAAAGAATTTGATTAAAgttacatatttattttttcttaaactAATGCTGCATGCAGTCGAGACTATGAGTGCACAGAGATCATTGAGATCTGATGATCCTACTTCGCCGGAATTCTAACACCAAATCTGGTCATCACCATTAAGTCCTCCAGCCATGGGCGAGGAAGGCGTGAAGGTGACCGGAATCCGGCAGATAGTCCGATTTAGAGAGATGCTCCAGAAATGGCATTCGATGGCCCTTGGGCCAAAGGAAAATGAATCCAAGGCTTCCGGCATCCCCCCTGCCGTGGACAAGCGCTTGAGGAATGCATGCATCTCATGCGATTCAGACGAGGAGGGCTGCCGCAGCCCGGAGCCCCCACCAGATGTCCCGAAGGGGTGCATTCCGATCTACGTAGGACCCGAGCATCGGAGGTTCGTCGTGCCGACAAGTTATCTGAGCCACCCAGCATTCAAGCTACTGCTGGAAAAGGCTGAAGAGGAGTTTGGATTTGAGCATGGAGGTGCAATCACAGTCCCTTGCGAGATTGAGACGTTCAAGTATATCCTGCAGTGCATGAAACAACACCAGAGGGGCCTCATCAATGGCGTAAGTCCATGGCTTCTCTATTATACCTTCATTCTCCATAAAGATTTGATTTGGTTTTCTTGCCGCTCTAAGGAACAAAAATGCCAATCATCAATGCCAagaaaaattctcattctctcCTTTGGGAGTTATTCTTTTCTTGTTGCTGTTTTCATTTACCAGGAGCATTTTTGAATTTGTCTCGCTATGCTTTACAAATTGTTTGAGTCCCTATAAATTTTGTCGAATACTCTCTGATGTCATGCAAAAATTCTTTCAGATTTTTACAGAAATGCATCTTTGCTCGTTTAAAACTTTCTTCAAGTTGCTGCTatattaatcattcattaaTGTTAATCTAAGTGGTTGTAAATCTTGGAACGTTTTAACCAACAGCAAGGTTCTTTATGGATCTCAGGATTTTCTAGAGGCTTGCCTGATGCTTCTCTTCATCTCTCTGCTTTTGTGGTTTTGCAGAAGGAAATCCTACAGGGCTAGAGCAATGACCACACATGAACTTGTTTGTTTTCAGCTACAGCATTTAAAGTTTTGGTAAGATTACAAATTGCCAAATGGTTGCTTGGCGCTCAAAGTGCTAGGATCTACTTTTGTGGCATCTGATGTACTCGAGGTTTCAGGCTCATTCAGTGGGTATAAACTCTTTCTTGCCTCCATTTTTCAGGCTGCAGGGGATCTGCTGAAGTTCATCTGACCCACATTCCCTGTTCTTCTGGATCATGTAAATGATTCTGTTAAACATGTGATGTTTGATGGAGAAATGTCGTTCTGATCGTCTTCTGTTGCCCATTTCATGGCTTATGCATCATCGATTTCTTTCATTAGTTTACTCTTCGGTTATGAGGATTCTATATCATCTCTGGATACTGTGATTAGGAGATGATTAGTTCATTGTTAATGAAATTTAATGGTAAGTACATCTATCTTAAAAAAAGACATCACAAGCAACAGCCATGTGAGCATCTTCTCAGACCGAGAGGTGAGGAGTGTGTGGGTCTTTCCTGGTACTGCAGAGGCTTGCGATCATGGAAGCCGATCGGTAATTGGCTTTTGATAGCAGTGAAGGGTGAGTGGGTGGTGATGTTAATTGGATGGCTTTGGGGTCCTACACATACTCATTTCAAACTGTTGCTCTTCTGTTGATACCTTTTAAGAGATGGTAGTCCAACTCACTGTAGAACTGTATGCATTGTAGTAATCTTGGTGCCTGAAGTGGTATTGATATAATGCAGGTAGGGCATTAACTATATCTCTCCATAGATTAGAACACCTTTTACTTGGCCTCTAATTCATAAATAGCTTCACCATTTTATGACAAGTAAAATGCACCTGACTTCTCCAAATGCCTGAATTATTTGTAAGATATCTCCCCTCCCATTTGGCAAGTAAAGTAAATTTGATTAAGTTGATTAATGTCCTTGACACCTAAACCAACCTCTTCCTTTCCAAGACAAACAATGCTCCAATTTACTTTGCATGAGGCTCCTTTACCATTCTTATCACCACTCCATAGGAAGGATCTTCTATATCGtcgattcttttgacaacccaAACCAGTAATTTAAAGATGAACATGAAATAGGGGGGAAGTGAGAATTAATCTTCTCCTAAAGAAGAGGCATTTACCCTTCCATGTCACTAATCTAGCTTCAGTTCGCTGCAGAACTAACAACCAATCTCTCTTCGCAGGCTTGCCGCCATATAGTAGTAAACCAAGATACTAAAGTGAAAGGTGGAATAGTGAAGCCATTGAGCACAATCATATGCCATGTTACAGTCCAGACCAATAGGATACATCATCTTATTGCTGATGAATAGTTCTAAAATTTTTCAGACAACAACTTATAATGGATATCTAATTTTTTGACTGGCTTATTCATTAACATATTGACATACTCTACAGTGCTAGAAAACAGACTAGCGATACCTTTTTGGTGAGATTTCTGTACTATTTTTGCATCACTCAGCTCATCAACAATATGTGATAAAATAGATGGTAGAGTCTGATTTTTGTTCCTgctctttcttcttccattacTCACTGTTGATTAGTAAGCCAACCTTAATGGACTGGAATTAATGCAGTGACTGCATAATCATCCTTTGCTTAACACAAGGGCCATATCTAATATCcaaagtgaaagaaaaaaaaaatctaccaaCAGAGGAGAAGTATTAATTGAATGACAAGAAAAAATCACTCCCCCTTATTCTCCATTCCTCCAAGGCCACTCCTTACCTCATTTCCCTCTCCCATCTCCCTTCAAAGTATCAGTGATTGCATGCATGGtctgagtctctctctctctctctctctctctctctcacacacacacacacacacacacacacacacacacacacttatTCTTTGGGACAACAAAGATAAGATCCGAATATTTGATGCACCCCACGAGGGGGCTTCTTGTTAAATCAACTCTCATAAGGACAAAGCTGCCATGAGACATGGCATGTGGTTCTTGTAGCCCCACAGCCACCATCAAACCAtgtgctctctctttttcttggatggTTAATACTCATAGACTTGCCCATGCTTGGAGCCACCCTTGCCAAGTAGGTGGCAACTATGAGGTGTCTTGCCTACTAAACATTTGCTATCATCTCATGATAAATCCAACCATAATTTTTAGCTACAAGATGGCTGCCTCTGTCTTCCAATGcatcaaacaaacaaacaaacaagtgCTTTTAATCGTAATTACTAAGTATTGTATGCCATTAGAGCTATCGTCGGCTATATATTTACGAGATAatgtagtttcataatggaagTTAAGAATAAGAGAATAAGAGTAGAGAATTATATTTCTGTTTGTATTTCATAATATACAGGAGCAGCCTTTATATAGACTAGGAGGCTGATGAAGTTTAGTAAGGCCtactaagtttggcacaatgTCCTACAATGATTCTAACAATGGGGATTCCTAtacatcttgtagaattttgcCGAAATGTAATCAAATAACTATGATCCTTTTCTATGTCTAAGCCATCGCACCATGTAACCAAAGTTCATGAGTAACAACACTTCTTAATGTTTCATCCAAATGCCAGAAGACTGGCCAATTGCTGTGCATGCTACAAAGAGGAGCCAGTGGAGAAAGCCATGGTATTGTTCTGTATctgattaatttctttcttaTAATGTTTCTATGTGCATTCTTTTCATATGGTTAATTAGTATTGGAGAGAGATTTATATGAGAACCAACAATATTTAGTTAATGTATTCATTTATATGATGAATTCTTTATCAAAATTAGCCATAAGTAACTGGTAGGGAATATGTGGCTGGAGCAACATTAGGCTAAAGAGATTGGCGATAGAACATGAGAAAACAtgtaaggaaaaaagaaaatttcatctTATTAGCAATGAAATTAAGTTCGACATTTTACAACACAATCGCCGAACTTATACAAATGACATGAAGCTCAAAGAGCATATACAAAATTGCATTCTTCTCTACGACAAAAAATAGagtcaaaaaatcaaaaaaaaacataGCCCATGGTATTTGAATGTGAGTGGGTAGGTCAGAGGCAATGGCGCTACATATAAGTTTGCCAGTAGTAAAGTAATGATTTAACTTTCCCCATGTAAGTAATATGCAACAAaagtccaaatcaaacaataaaGGACATAAATCGTGACAATTACAACCAATTTCCACCAAAAGATACTGATTTGGCGCAACGTCAATGATAAATAAATGCCGACAAGAATATCCACAAGCAGGTGTGCTTGCTTGTTTGCAATGTCGCAATCCAACAACTCTTTCGCTCatctaattaaataaaaatcatcATGTGTAACACCAAATCTAGCCAACTATCGAAGGAGACAACAAATATAACACAATCGTTCAAATTAAAATTTACataattattttcataaaaaattcgGGCAAGCAAGATTACATcaacaatataaaatatttaccaCAAGATTTAAAAACGGAACATCATGAGATTAATCTCCAAATATCATATCCTCCTCCGAGATTGGAAACGGGTTAGTGAGTCCTCCTCACTTCATTATTCCTTTTAAGTCCTCATCATTAGGAAAATTTTACAGCACCTACCCCTACAACAGAACAAGCTACTTAGAACTGGCGAGTCCGGTACTCCGACGTAACATTGCTCCGCCGCCTCAGCAGGCATAGAACTCGACGAGCTCGTCGAGGGACTCGGGCTGGGGGTCCGCGTTCTCCAGCATCCAGAGGAGGTGCTCGAAGAGCACCACCTCGCAGCCCACCACGGTGGCGTCGgcgtcggcggcggcggcgccggACTTCTCGACGAGCACACGGAAGAGGGGGTGGTTGACGAGGTCGGAGCTGACGAGGTACCGTCGGCGAGACTTGCCGACGTACACCAGGTGGAGCCCGGCCGGGACATCGTCGCCGTGGAGCGACGCTGACTGCCACGCGTCCTCGTCCTGCGACCTCGACGAAGCCGAGCCccggcctccgccgccgccccccacGGCGATCCTGCTCGACGAGTGCCACCGCTTTATCATGCATTTAAGCTTGCTCAGCTTCCCCTTCCCGCTCTT
This portion of the Phoenix dactylifera cultivar Barhee BC4 chromosome 11, palm_55x_up_171113_PBpolish2nd_filt_p, whole genome shotgun sequence genome encodes:
- the LOC103703318 gene encoding protein SMALL AUXIN UP-REGULATED RNA 10-like, with protein sequence MGEEGVKVTGIRQIVRFREMLQKWHSMALGPKENESKASGIPPAVDKRLRNACISCDSDEEGCRSPEPPPDVPKGCIPIYVGPEHRRFVVPTSYLSHPAFKLLLEKAEEEFGFEHGGAITVPCEIETFKYILQCMKQHQRGLINGKEILQG
- the LOC103703319 gene encoding auxin-responsive protein SAUR76-like — translated: MAKSGKGKLSKLKCMIKRWHSSSRIAVGGGGGGRGSASSRSQDEDAWQSASLHGDDVPAGLHLVYVGKSRRRYLVSSDLVNHPLFRVLVEKSGAAAADADATVVGCEVVLFEHLLWMLENADPQPESLDELVEFYAC